aggcttctgaactgagcgctgataacaacttgggttgtccttgtcctgtttagtccggatgacatggcgtcccagttttccaaaaagaacttcaaattttgattcgtctgaccacagaacagttttccactttgccacagtccattttaaatgagccttggcccagagaaaacgcctgcgcttctggatcatgtttagatatggcttctttttgacctatagagttttagctggcaacagcgaatggcacggtggattgtgttcaccgacaatgttttctggaagtattcctgagcccatgttgtgatttccattacagtagcattcctgtatgtgatgcagtgccgtctaagggcctgaagatcacgggcttccagtatggttttctggccttgacccttacgcacagagattgttccagattcgctgaatctttggatgatattatgcactgtagatgatgataacttcaaactctttgcaatttttctctgagaaactcctttctgatattgctccactatttttcgccgcagcattgggggaattggtgatcctctgcccatcttgacttctgagagacactgccactctgagaggctctttttatacctaatcatgttgccaattgacctaataagttgcaaattggtcctctagctgttccttatatgtacatttaacttttccggcctcttattgctacctgtcccaacttttttggaatgtgtagctctcatgaaatccaaaatgagccaatatttggcatgacatttcaaaatgtctcactttcaacatttgatatgttatctatattctattgtgaataaaatataagtttgtgagatttgtaaattattgcattccttttttattcacaatttgtacagtgtcccaacttttttggaatcgggtttgtagtaaAATTACATTCAAAGCACTTCATTttcagcaatattattgatttgactacattaacactattggatgagaactgaactgagctggacgatgatgTAACTGTTGTCtacagaactgctttatagattaATTGAACTCATTCCATAATTGATTAACTTTGCACAGTTAttgaacagaactgaatcaacactgaactgacttcagctgaacaatgacactattgtctttttagagctactttacagctgaattgaactttgtttacatccttgatcattattttcctgtttatgactgtaaagctgctttgaaacaatctgtattgtataacgcagacagaaataaaggtgacttgacttgatgcTAATGTGAAAATGAACTTATTCTGGCCTATGTGCACAGACTGCAAAAGTCAAAGTAACTAATGACAAATATCTTAGAAGAAAAGGATAAAATAGCTCTAGAGTAGTCTGCATTAATTTGGAATTTAGTATGTTTCAGCGAGATAGTTTTTTCATCATTCATCAATTTAGGGGACATGAAAGGGCCCAGAGTCCCAGACACATTTTTGATTATGACCCAAGTATGGATACTAGAGGCACAGAGAACTCAGTGTAGAAACCCACAATGCAGTTCCTCATTCCATTAAATCAAGGGAATCTGAGAGAAAACCATGTATTAATTAATCATCTATATAAAATCAAGGCAGAATGAAGAATATATTATGATATGTATTTACTTTGCAGTTTGTCacatatttgaaatgtaatattcCTGATATTCTCAGAAACTGAAAGCGCTCTTATTTTCTTCTGCTGACATTGGCAGCTCGAGTCTTTTCTGCAAAGCTTTAGATGAAAATCTGTACCTCTTTACAGGAATCTATGGTTAAGTCTATATTTGTCCTCTACAGAACCACTGTCTTAATTGAGAAGTCAATCACTGAGCCTGATCGCACAAGATGACTTCAAATACAATGGGATTTAGCATTATAGCTAAAAACAAGCTAAAAGAAAAGACTCATGCATTCCCTATAACACCACCAGAGGGCAGACATAAACTTCTCCAGTACAGGACATCAGCATGAATGAGACATGGACAATTGTCAAGGGGAATAGCACACACTGACATTAAATACTGTGCTGATGATTATTACATCTAGCACCAATGGGACAATGTAGTTGAAACACTTTTCTTAAAAAACCTAAACCAAACATACGTAAACAGAACATTTAAAGTTTGTCCTACTAGTCTGCTATAATTTTCAACATCAAATCATCACAATTTGAAACTGTTGGTGGTCGTTAGAACTGAAAGCTTCAAATAGCATTATCTAGTCAATTATTTAGAGTCAGTCATCAAGCTcatacagtgaaaaaaaatcagGCACTGTGCTGCAGTATCCTTAAAGCCCTCTTCAAAAAGCACAGCTTGCAAAAGTGACTCAGGCTGAACAGAGGGTGCAGACCCGCGGGACACAGCGTGCAAGGAATGTAAACTAAAGTAGCTCTATGAAGAGAACCTCTAGGATTCCAGTTATATGACTGACAATCGCCAGGTAATTAACATCAAATCTCGAGTTACAGAGCCAGATATGTCAGAACCTTCAGTTTTAACTGATAGTTTGCATTAGTAGTTTTCTTGAAACAGGCGTAAACACAAAGACCATCAGAGGGAGATActatgattaattaattatgttCTGGTGCAATCTATGGAAAACTATACAAAGAGTAGCTTAAATGATTATGAATACTAATTTGTATCATCTTGTATGGCTTATTCTAAAGGGCTATTAATTGTGGGATAAGTTAAGAAGTTATCTTTCATATAAAGTTCTGCACATATTGTCCTACAGTACGTGTCCAATTGTTGCTGCCATGATTGCACACATTGGTTGGATATAATCATACCTGGTGCTGTCTTCCCAGTAAGGACCAGCTTGTTTGGCTGGTTGCTGGCCTTCAGCTTTTGTGTACGGGGCGGGTGCAATGTTTGCGCTTGCCGTTGTCTCTTCAACTCTTCCTCACGCTCCTGGGCTGCCCGAATCTCCTCTTCGATCATGGACAGGGTTCTTTGTTTGCGTGAGCGCAGTTTGAATGGCCCTGAGGTGACTTCCGTTTCCTGAGCACGAGTGACAGCTGCTGTGCTCCTGAGCTCTGCTGCCTCGGAGTACTTACTGAAATAGCTGAATTCTGGTTTCTCACTTGGTGGTGGAGAGGGACTGGGGGGTCTGTAGGTGTTCACTGGGATAACTGGGGCGGCTTGAACTACAGTTATTTGAGGAGCAACTGTTTTCTTCTCCTCCAGAGGGGATGGCACTTTGGGAGGTGGTGTGACAGTAGATCTCTCCACTAGGGGTTGGGGTTGAATACTTTCCACATATCTCTCAGTGATAGGAGATGAATGTTGTGTGGCCTGAAGAGGCTCCCAATTGTCATTCTGCTGAGCAATGGCTTGCTGGATAGCATTTTGGACAAGAATACCAGCATGGTATTCCAGCTCTTCTTCCGTCATGCCTTCTCCATGATAAGACCCACTCTGTTCGCTTGGAGATTTGATACCACTTTCATGTTTCCCATTGATTGGTGTAGTGGCCATTGGAGTGGAGGGAAAAGAGTACTCCCCAAGAGAGTTTTCCAAATAGGCACTCATGGTCTCATTTGATGCACCACTGTCACTTATGTTGTCCATACTGAAGTCATTGGAGAGCGTCTCAAGAACAGTGGTGTCCTGAGACCGTAGGGATAGGTCATCTAACCCGGAGTCAATTTCTTCCATATGATAGGAGCTGTTCAAAGAACGTTGACACAAATCAGAATCTTCTTCCTTCACAATGGTCATCACTGCCCGGGCACAAGTAAAATCATCATCTTTCAACTCGTTCTGAGCCAAACTATCTTTGGGTGGCATGTCAGATTCTCCAGACCAGCAGTAAATCTTTTCAGCTTTGACTGTAGTAACTTCACTTCCATCATAGAATGTGACCCCTTCTTGATTGGCAACTGTGACAGAACCGCATGGTCTCTCTACATGCGTGACCTCTGGAGTCCTGAAGAAAGGTTTGGCAGAGTAAAGCTGAGGTGCCACATTCCTCTTAGGGGCTGTGGGCTGCTTGCTATGTTCCATCTGCAGAAATTGCTTGCGTGCTGCAGAAAAGTCAATCTCTTCCATGACGACATCCTCCTTGTTTCCTATTTCAGGTTGGATAAAAGAGATTGTCTGTCTGGGTGCAGCTTGCGGCATACGGTTGGTTTCTGGTCTCCTCTGCTTCCTCTCCTCATATCTTCGAAGAGACTCCAGCTGCTCTGGCTCCAGCTCCTCTTCCAGTGCCTTTTCCTGAGGCGGGTTCCACCATTTTGCTGcaattccaggatttttcttgacTGCCTGACCCCGGATGAGTTCCAGCCTTTCTCTCTCTAGCTCTGCAATTTCCTCAGAGGGTCTGACTTTCTTCACCCGAACTTCTTTCTCAGTTGGGGTGTCAAATAGTTTTGATGGCTTCTTCTCTTCGTGGAATGGTCGGAGCTCAAAACGTGCCTCTTTCTTGATTGCTGTTCTAGGTGACTCGGGTGACCTTGTACAGTCATTTCCTATCATTGCTGCATGACCATTTGGTTTAGTGTTAAAGTTATCATCAACAAAAGTGGTCTGTTTTTTCCCTTCTAAAACAACTTCATGGTTGTGTAAGGGCGATGTGTCACAAATATGCACAGATGGTCCAGTTCCATGAACACTAATTGAGTTCATCTCTGGGGAACTTGTCCCATTTGAAGTCATTTCTGCCCTGGGGTCACAACAGTTGTCCTCAAGGACCTGATCCAGGTACAGGATTTCCTTGGCAACTTCACTGTCCAGTCCTTCTCCCCCATGTCTCACTCTGTTCTGCCCACTGCTCACATAACTTTGCTGGGTCTCAGTCTGAACTTCATCCATACTGCTCTCACCAGTGGATATTACACTCACTGAATCGAAAAAACTTACAGTCTTCAggcttctctctcttttcagcTCACTGTCATCCTCTGAGAGTACAGGGGACTTCTAGGGAAATAAAGACAGAGGTCACATTagttcaaacatgcattcaTGCAATTCTCAATCACAATATACACTGCATTAGGGATGAGCATTAAGTACTCAGGTACTTGGCAGTGACAGTAATGGTCGCTTATGAGAATCCAATAATTGCAtgatattactttttttctaaCTAACTTTTTGTGCACAACTGGGTTTGTCTTATAACAAAGTTCAGGTAGTTCGGATTTTTGAACTTGGGTGCACACATGTAAATCGCACTTGAGTCTGCATAAGAAAGTGCTCTGAGGTGCGGTTTCTGTGAACTCTTGCAGCTGATATAAGAGAAATTGCTGAAGTGAACAGCTCTTGATGACGTATAATTTGTGTCTTTGCATGCAAAAATGCAATGTTGAAAATAACGTAAGATGTGATGCAATGGCCAAATATGTGCGTAGATTGTCCCCTGCCCCAAACCAAAAGTACTTGGCTTATACATCTGCAGAGTACTGTTCATAAAATGACCAGTTGTTTATCTTTATGCATTGTGTGCAACTTATCAGAAATTTCTAAAACTAAGGGAACCCCAATTATTATTGGTTGCTAAACCACCAACTGTGTGAACATCATAGACCAACATCTCAAAGGAAATATTGCATCTGACCATCATGCATAATATAGGTAGACTGTGATAAGATGTGGAAGATAATGGGTTTGTTGAACTCTGACCTGTGCTATCTGATCCTgagtattaattatttaagttccCTTCTCCTAGTCTGCTCAGCAATGGTATAATTGAGTTGCACACGTCTCAAGTGAGAGGAAAACATGGGACGTTCACCTTAGTATCCCCATTAACACACCCACATCAAATTATAGGAATTTATGCTTATCTTTTtgaaaaaatcccattgacctGCAATGGAACatcaaatacatatattttctgtttcaatttCTTCTGTTTGCTTGAATGATTTACATTCATGCGTTTTGGCATTCATCCACATCAACTTACATCTGATTTCCTGGGTATCAAACCCATTACCTTTCATGAGCTACAGGAATATCATAAGTTAAGCATGGTTGTATTGATTTATGCTCAACTCATGATAAACAGACCAAACACAGTTTATTCACAGGGTAATTTGAAGAAAACactaaaagaaaaacataaaaggaAAGGTTTTGCATGCCCTAGTTTTCTTTATGCCCTCCATCTCTATGTCTAATGGGTGTAAGTGGGTAATAGATCCTAGTTATTTACTAAAACACTGACGTCTAGACTATGTAGACACTCTTTATTTTCCAAGGAATAATTGCAGGGGGTTTTCTATTCCATGGATCTGGTACTGATACCTATAAGTGGTCTAGTAACCCTGTGGGAGAGGGTTGAGATGCGTTTGCAGAATGAAACACTGTAAAGTCTCCTCAGGGGAAAATACCACTTATTACACTGAGATTTGCTTTCATTGCTACTCATTCACCAGATGGGACAGtcctttttaaaagaaactctgacagagccttttttttttaaaagttttttaagtttttttaagtgtgcagaacacactgagaaaacttagttggccgacgaacaaaaactgcccgacggccaaccgtcggcttggtgtgttccggcctttacACATGATCTTAGGGCATTTTCAAAGTTTCAGGGTTATGTTCAGTATTGAGTTTTTTGAGGAATGACAAGCTTGCTAAAATATGTTCTATGTTTTTCTTTAATGTTATTAGTGTATATGAGTTTCTATTTTATGCTTCCAACTACATGAAATTCCTTTGCTGATATTGGTTCCAAGTTTGGACACCACAGGATGGGTCAAACCAAAGCAAGTAAACAGTACTCAAGCAAACTTTAGCAAGCCTTTAACAACATACAAAACCACTGTGTTGATACAAGAAAGTGTTACTCCTTGTAAGACCTGTCTAAAATGCAGTTTTACTGAACCAAACATTTATAGTGCTGTATTCTCTGGTAAACAGAGGCCATTGCAGTAATTCTGTTTCTTTGCTCAGCATTTATGTTTTAGAGGTGAGTGCATGCCTGAGCAATTTCAGTTGTTTGCTGTTTGAAACTTCTTGTTTGAAAGTTGGTGTTCCTGAAAAGGCTAGTCAGAGACCTGTAAAAAGAAATGGTAATATAACCTGCCATAAATGGAAAAGCATAATAAACTAGTGGGAGTGCAGCATACAGATGTTATTTTTTACTTGACAGCCTAGAAAAGaggaatttgttttaaaaaaagctttatttcCAGCTCAAAGTCATGTGCTATTTCAGGTGATGGTGTATTCATGGCCACATAAAGTAAATCTATTCCTGCTTTACTACTGGGTGGAACAAAATCTATATTACATCATTAGAACTGTGATTCTAATACACTTTTAACCAAAATGTCTTTATGAGCAAATAAATACGCCTAATCAAATCCTTTGATGGGAACAATattataaaactatttaaagttactctcttaaaaataaaaattccaaaagggggttttcacagcaatgccatagaagaaccatttttggttccccaaggAAGCTTTCActgatcagttcttaaaataaccacttttttttagtgtgaagaaaaaaccttttttccactataaagagcTTTTTGTGctatggaaagattccatggatgttaaaggttcttcatggaaccatggacgccaataaagaacctttatttttaagagtgtatcaAATTTAAGAGTTATTAAACTGATTgaacattcatatttttaatcatattgCTGTAACcagcattttataaaagcaataagccattAAAGGCAGTGTTTGTGTTCATTTCTTTATGTCCCAAATGAACATAAAATATAGTGTACAAACAAATATTACCAGATTGTTATAAAGTATGTAAGAGGGCTTACTCTAAAAAAGCAGAACATGTTTAAGTAAATCTGCAGATTTAATTAACATCAAACAGTGTTAATAACTTCCTTCTTATCTCAAACTATTCTGGGTATGAGTAGCAGGCAGTGTCACATGTGTGTTTAATGTGGCACAAGTTCAATAAGACCCCTTTCTTCAGTCACACAGACCACATTTCCCTTCAGGGTGTTCACTAGCTTTCAGCCCAAACTCTCACTAAATAATCACATTAGGAAGTCATGTGAATTTCCCTCAAGccacaaaaaaaaccaaaaaaaaaaacaggctagGACAGATTTACAGACAGAGTGTCAATGTTTATGACTTTGAGTTGAACACTTAATCAACTCATCAGTTCTGAAACAAAGCTACGATAAAATATTGATCTAGTCTGCATGAGGCCACTCCTTCCCTCATACAAAAATGAGTGATCTAGTGGCTGGAAATTGTTTGACATCACCATTGGAGAATTGTCAAATCTGACTGGAATGTGTTGTTGAAAGGTTTTATGAGATGCGCCCTTAGAACCACCACGTGTTTAACACAGTCTCATGTGTCCTGTTCTGCAATTCCCCACAGAGCGCGAACATCAAATCAAGCATTAAGCACAGCACAAGGTGTTTCCGTCTCTTACTCCCAACCAATCACAAATGTCATCTCTTTAATATCTGAAATTTCATACAAATTAGCAAGCAAttgcaaaacataaaatagttacaaattgtcatgtgatttcacaaaaaataagttTCAGAGGGGCACAGAGGAGCTGTTTACACATCACCGATTTCttaaaactgaaactgaaaactgaactaaacttaaaacttttttatgtgttatggcctgaaatgcaaaattttgaaaacaggtttcaaagtgctcatttttgaaaatgatactgttatcgtctctgtgtaaactacaaaaatgctaatttgtgAAAGCAGTGACATCATAAgcatgcgtattatgtgttcagtctataggcgtgtagtgtttctttacaaagggACATCGCCAACttctggcctggcatgaataatacaacattttttgtcattttcgcagatccgtgtgaacggggattgttttgacaactcTGTCGTCTGTACGCAAAAACCCAAAGGAAAAAcgtttcagtttttagtacatagTTGTTGTGGAAACGTACCCAGAGTTTTTCACTTTCAAAACTAGAATCTAAGCTATGATATTCACATCCATTTTAAGCTCTAAACTCTTACTGTGTGTGaacatttttgactttttaaatttttaaatatttttttttttaaagcggAGTCTCTTGAACAATGAAAAAGCAACCACTAAGCAATACAAAAATCCTCTGggttcttcatttttttttttttttttcccaataacTATAAACCATTCTCAGCTATATTTTTGCAGTGGCTGTGCATTAAATCTGTATTCCCTACAGTCTGTGGCCCTGAGCAGTCAGATGTGAAGGGACATCAGTGTGTCCTCTGAGGAACAGGCGCTCTCTACGGATGTTCCTCTAAACCCCCTCTAACATTCCCGGCATAGTTCAGCTGTCTTCCAGGCTCCGGCAGTCTAATAGAAGTGATGAAGGATACACAGCCCTGCCTCACATAATTAAACTGTGTGTATGTATCTGCATGGTCTTGAATGTGAACATAAACCCACAAATGGCCAAGATGGATGGAGAT
The DNA window shown above is from Ctenopharyngodon idella isolate HZGC_01 chromosome 10, HZGC01, whole genome shotgun sequence and carries:
- the LOC127520143 gene encoding A-kinase anchor protein 2 isoform X2, yielding MLVTAAERRRAKKEEEGEDAAMMGTPLRRKAPAYEMAEAELHKERLQALAEKRKRQAEIEDKRRQLDELVLQLQHFKSKAMRERWLLQGTPAVPQEEDEGRRKQVEQDELHVKTLEDAIHRLESEICLLENEELQISAKEQVLRERLRETERSIEDLQKSLQNQDGDAVNYNCSQIPDLPELNSQTPVSASADQQPPRKSGSEKARSVLLTAENGLYPAATARTSDPLKSPVLSEDDSELKRERSLKTVSFFDSVSVISTGESSMDEVQTETQQSYVSSGQNRVRHGGEGLDSEVAKEILYLDQVLEDNCCDPRAEMTSNGTSSPEMNSISVHGTGPSVHICDTSPLHNHEVVLEGKKQTTFVDDNFNTKPNGHAAMIGNDCTRSPESPRTAIKKEARFELRPFHEEKKPSKLFDTPTEKEVRVKKVRPSEEIAELERERLELIRGQAVKKNPGIAAKWWNPPQEKALEEELEPEQLESLRRYEERKQRRPETNRMPQAAPRQTISFIQPEIGNKEDVVMEEIDFSAARKQFLQMEHSKQPTAPKRNVAPQLYSAKPFFRTPEVTHVERPCGSVTVANQEGVTFYDGSEVTTVKAEKIYCWSGESDMPPKDSLAQNELKDDDFTCARAVMTIVKEEDSDLCQRSLNSSYHMEEIDSGLDDLSLRSQDTTVLETLSNDFSMDNISDSGASNETMSAYLENSLGEYSFPSTPMATTPINGKHESGIKSPSEQSGSYHGEGMTEEELEYHAGILVQNAIQQAIAQQNDNWEPLQATQHSSPITERYVESIQPQPLVERSTVTPPPKVPSPLEEKKTVAPQITVVQAAPVIPVNTYRPPSPSPPPSEKPEFSYFSKYSEAAELRSTAAVTRAQETEVTSGPFKLRSRKQRTLSMIEEEIRAAQEREEELKRQRQAQTLHPPRTQKLKASNQPNKLVLTGKTAPGKIEKVRQVAPASPCSSDGALPSPLSDLGSDDSGGGQRPKNFMQTLMEDYETHKVKRREKAEDSSVLEATRVTRRKSNMALRWEAGIYANQEEAEEEEEEEEEEEEEEE
- the LOC127520143 gene encoding A-kinase anchor protein 2 isoform X3; the encoded protein is MKKKSPVLSEDDSELKRERSLKTVSFFDSVSVISTGESSMDEVQTETQQSYVSSGQNRVRHGGEGLDSEVAKEILYLDQVLEDNCCDPRAEMTSNGTSSPEMNSISVHGTGPSVHICDTSPLHNHEVVLEGKKQTTFVDDNFNTKPNGHAAMIGNDCTRSPESPRTAIKKEARFELRPFHEEKKPSKLFDTPTEKEVRVKKVRPSEEIAELERERLELIRGQAVKKNPGIAAKWWNPPQEKALEEELEPEQLESLRRYEERKQRRPETNRMPQAAPRQTISFIQPEIGNKEDVVMEEIDFSAARKQFLQMEHSKQPTAPKRNVAPQLYSAKPFFRTPEVTHVERPCGSVTVANQEGVTFYDGSEVTTVKAEKIYCWSGESDMPPKDSLAQNELKDDDFTCARAVMTIVKEEDSDLCQRSLNSSYHMEEIDSGLDDLSLRSQDTTVLETLSNDFSMDNISDSGASNETMSAYLENSLGEYSFPSTPMATTPINGKHESGIKSPSEQSGSYHGEGMTEEELEYHAGILVQNAIQQAIAQQNDNWEPLQATQHSSPITERYVESIQPQPLVERSTVTPPPKVPSPLEEKKTVAPQITVVQAAPVIPVNTYRPPSPSPPPSEKPEFSYFSKYSEAAELRSTAAVTRAQETEVTSGPFKLRSRKQRTLSMIEEEIRAAQEREEELKRQRQAQTLHPPRTQKLKASNQPNKLVLTGKTAPGKIEKVRQVAPASPCSSDGALPSPLSDLGSDDSGGGQRPKNFMQTLMEDYETHKVKRREKAEDSSVLEATRVTRRKSNMALRWEAGIYANQEEAEEEEEEEEEEEEEEE
- the LOC127520143 gene encoding A-kinase anchor protein 2 isoform X1, whose protein sequence is MLVTAAERRRAKKEEEGEDAAMMGTPLRRKAPAYEMAEAELHKERLQALAEKRKRQAEIEDKRRQLDELVLQLQHFKSKAMRERWLLQGTPAVPQEEDEGRRKQVEQDELHVKTLEDAIHRLESEICLLENEELQISAKEQVLRERLRETERSIEDLQKSLQNQDGDAVNYNCSQIPDLPELNSQTPVSASADQQPPRKSALYAMEINVEKDRKTGATKILSASAVSPQEAHQRGVKVYDDGRKVIYEVRSGGSTTLENGTHPWSPGQVDELMQQVGQTQQRGDGGRVTVTPAEPQPMGGQLNTKEAKQDKKQTPSKGYEGEVTETPKASADKPVTMIFMGYHSIEDEEESKKLLGFDGTIKAEIVLIDEDDEKSLREKTVTDISTIDGNAADLVSGRPLSDTTELSSEGKDESSTKELPTTGSEKARSVLLTAENGLYPAATARTSDPLKSPVLSEDDSELKRERSLKTVSFFDSVSVISTGESSMDEVQTETQQSYVSSGQNRVRHGGEGLDSEVAKEILYLDQVLEDNCCDPRAEMTSNGTSSPEMNSISVHGTGPSVHICDTSPLHNHEVVLEGKKQTTFVDDNFNTKPNGHAAMIGNDCTRSPESPRTAIKKEARFELRPFHEEKKPSKLFDTPTEKEVRVKKVRPSEEIAELERERLELIRGQAVKKNPGIAAKWWNPPQEKALEEELEPEQLESLRRYEERKQRRPETNRMPQAAPRQTISFIQPEIGNKEDVVMEEIDFSAARKQFLQMEHSKQPTAPKRNVAPQLYSAKPFFRTPEVTHVERPCGSVTVANQEGVTFYDGSEVTTVKAEKIYCWSGESDMPPKDSLAQNELKDDDFTCARAVMTIVKEEDSDLCQRSLNSSYHMEEIDSGLDDLSLRSQDTTVLETLSNDFSMDNISDSGASNETMSAYLENSLGEYSFPSTPMATTPINGKHESGIKSPSEQSGSYHGEGMTEEELEYHAGILVQNAIQQAIAQQNDNWEPLQATQHSSPITERYVESIQPQPLVERSTVTPPPKVPSPLEEKKTVAPQITVVQAAPVIPVNTYRPPSPSPPPSEKPEFSYFSKYSEAAELRSTAAVTRAQETEVTSGPFKLRSRKQRTLSMIEEEIRAAQEREEELKRQRQAQTLHPPRTQKLKASNQPNKLVLTGKTAPGKIEKVRQVAPASPCSSDGALPSPLSDLGSDDSGGGQRPKNFMQTLMEDYETHKVKRREKAEDSSVLEATRVTRRKSNMALRWEAGIYANQEEAEEEEEEEEEEEEEEE